The proteins below are encoded in one region of Phaeodactylum tricornutum CCAP 1055/1 chromosome 3, complete sequence:
- a CDS encoding predicted protein has product MEFQHRRLDNNNVVDVWREDAPAMTQQFEKPTATLRNKGALWKWLMLGVGTTLVLVTMDVVRQSATIVQNAAIPVDIFAPLTDTSPRLLEHSPGNKEQPHDATVSDFQKQLWWGEAIRESSNQMIVQTIEVAIAYCSSDLNLIYDSVLSQVPNQKKATVKIIVLSKCGNEADVPNFIEDPRVKQIDVVPLPNVGGCEYAYAYFVNRYVAKTTTEEAASSVVLFMEDTPRTMENFRLLPVYKGYRSVAEMLRIASGDEFACGVTPDCAHSAFHDTSTLYEFWIGDYTRTFLQKEHGGMQDNQLLNPFRYKNLREWHEKALNWIFPNENVTAVCYAGTFMVPAWRIMNLSQQPRERRVMEALEKELARNVSTSIEEHFTERTWAGFFSVPLEKEHTDMILDIKTAIMHNQGANHGHLKSDRERMC; this is encoded by the coding sequence ATGGAGTTTCAACACAGAAGACTAGACAATAACAACGTAGTCGATGTTTGGCGGGAAGATGCACCTGCCATGACGCAGCAATTCGAGAAACCAACGGCGACGCTTCGGAATAAAGGAGCGCTGTGGAAATGGCTGATGCTCGGTGTGGGTACAACGCTCGTTTTGGTGACAATGGATGTCGTAAGGCAATCCGCAACAATTGTCCAAAATGCCGCCATTCCTGTGGATATTTTCGCACCTTTGACGGACACTTCTCCTCGTCTTTTGGAACACTCACCTGGAAACAAGGAGCAACCTCATGATGCCACAGTCAGTGATTTCCAGAAGCAGCTCTGGTGGGGAGAAGCCATTCGGGAAAGCAGTAACCAGATGATTGTCCAAACAATCGAAGTTGCAATCGCGTATTGTAGTTCGGACCTGAATCTAATATACGATTCCGTTTTGAGCCAGGTGCCCAACCAGAAAAAGGCCACCGTGAAAATAATCGTCTTGTCCAAATGTGGGAACGAAGCAGACGTGCCCAATTTCATTGAGGATCCTCGTGTCAAGCAAATCGACGTTGTTCCTTTGCCAAATGTAGGCGGATGTGAGTACGCGTATGCGTACTTTGTCAATCGCTACGTTGCCAAGACAACTACTGAAGAAGCAGCGTCGTCCGTGGTACTGTTCATGGAGGACACTCCCAGGACAATGGAAAACTTCCGATTGCTCCCAGTCTACAAGGGATACCGAAGTGTAGCTGAAATGCTTCGAATAGCGTCTGGAGATGAATTTGCCTGTGGCGTCACACCAGACTGCGCACATTCCGCATTCCACGACACGTCTACACTATATGAATTTTGGATAGGTGATTATACAAGGACATTTCTACAAAAGGAGCATGGTGGAATGCAGGACAACCAACTTTTAAATCCGTTTCGCTATAAGAATCTTCGAGAGTGGCACGAAAAGGCCCTCAACTGGATATTTCCGAATGAGAACGTCACTGCTGTTTGCTATGCTGGAACATTCATGGTACCAGCATGGCGTATAATGAACTTATCACAGCAACCCAGAGAGAGACGCGTTATGGAAGCTCTTGAAAAGGAGCTGGCTCGTAACGTCTCAACTTCTATTGAAGAGCACTTTACAGAGAGAACATGGGCTGGCTTTTTTTCGGTCCCTTTGGAGAAGGAGCACACTGACATGATTCTTGACATCAAAACAGCTATCATGCATAATCAGGGagcaaatcatggacatcTCAAGAGTGATAGGGAGCGGATGTGTTAG
- the TIM_2 gene encoding timeless (The timeless gene in Drosophila melanogaster and its homologues in a number of other insects and mammals (including human) are involved in circadian rhythm control. This family includes related proteins from a number of fungal species and from Arabidopsis thaliana.): MTSTIGVTDRRALAAAQSSPPPRSSAASRRVTPPRDALSVEPSVVDELLLVCGVIGTTVSDTDTPDRIVPVADCLNWLQDLQRALRRDDDQYRPISLLMAQWKIVPQKLLPLVDSCRYDTDLVLTVAKILVILTKPLAESTERAGKLPIETKTKTTEAVIREQIRLRENAVQQAEARMEYKRAICHYHHGHTHDSNPTKSGGGILSIFVSLLAEPLSKSGTARTEADHLKIELVLHLFRNLLSAEPLLHSSAAAVAQAQTLHDDCVVLLDQELVLEILLVLGADIEQRENLQYNLLLMELVHHLLRHYDPAVVARAVPSPTGAAAALPPKPRPGLLSQSLQREKQKFHAPIMSRHAHFGGTLVVKQAHNPTQQQYVSTAALGPGHRSAPLASKRKTKKSEPFIGSKSHPSHHTRTAATLTPSRQKAVAVLQAFCQRWVQDCYGPVTKSLKHEFRRDSVRLEESDRITFFRMVWFFARWWRLSPAAVRSRQVQQDDTVSNQSAVGQLIFTMDVFAFNLVLNATDTFQQHKKYARLALTVALLGEMMHLLTAMYSSQESTEQIMAMGLMDRLFYGSEPLDRLPKLLSSWQPGSSTRDYLCDLVEVVHVQLKLLDTHAQACRNVDTSQAKHDTVAKMKLAAADFDTTHYLTRRIISNHVVYMYTQLLTQYDVNAAHVNHRIVAFLLRLTKLQIAGTVEPEDVVLPAQKLLTAPNVTLQPMLYNFQVLRVFQTILNDKSIRRDKDYVTLLAFAAGIVHDFAQAAERNPVLFVEALFKHPVPHRFCEYSANLYVTEELRMIAERELLLEEQRKFEEQVAAVRDDDDSEDELEFEDLEVESEVATKTVSLGSKRKVLYDSDSDEGETDPAPSLPAGTTSSREVETGDSEDSSDDDEKIRESLEQEHSSILGDFAKTGVVDPDHSSDEEEFDRWVEEPPLKKKRSVDEDDQ, translated from the exons ATGACGAGTACAATCGGGGTGACTGATCGTCGTGCATTGGCGGCAGCACAGAGTTCTCCCCCGCCTCGGTCGTCCGCAGCGTCGCGTCGCGTCACTCCGCCGCGGGACGCCCTGTCGGTGGAGCCGAGCGTCGTGGACGAACTCCTTTTGGTGTGCGGTGTCATCGGAACGACGGTGTCCGATACGGACACTCCGGATCGCATCGTCCCCGTGGCGGACTGTCTCAACTGGTTGCAGGATTTGCAACGCGCCCTCCGTCGCGACGACGATCAGTACCGACCCATCTCGCTCCTCATGGCACAGTGGAAGATTGTGCCGCAGAAACTCCTGCCCCTCGTTGATTCCTGCCGGTACGATACCGATCTGGTACTCACCGTTGCCAAGATTCTCGTCATTCTCACCAAGCCACTCGCCGAGTCTACCGAGCGCGCCGGGAAACTGCCGATTGAAACCAAAACCAAGACCACCGAAGC AGTCATCCGGGAACAGATCCGACTACGCGAGAATGCTGTGCAACAAGCGGAAGCCCGTATGGAGTACAAACGCGCCATTTGTCACTACCATCACGGTCACACCCACGATTCCAACCCCACTAAAAGTGGAGGTGGCATTCTTTCAATCTTTGTCTCGCTCTTGGCTGAACCCTTGTCCAAGTCGGGCACCGCCCGCACCGAAGCGGACCATCTAAAGATCGAACTCGTCTTGCACTTGTTCCGCAATCTGCTGTCGGCTGAGCCATTGTTGCACTCGAGTGCAGCTGCTGTCGCGCAGGCACAGACGCTCCACGACGACTGCGTCGTCTTGCTCGACCAGGAACTTGTCCTCGAAATTCTGCTCGTCCTCGGCGCCGATATTGAACAACGCGAAAACTTGCAGTACAATCTACTGCTCATGGAACTGGTGCACCATTTGTTGCGCCATTACGATCCCGCCGTCGTTGCTCGGGCGGTTCCTTCCCCGACGGGCGCCGCCGCGGCGCTCCCGCCCAAGCCCAGACCGGGCCTCTTGTCCCAGTCCCTCCAACgcgaaaaacaaaaatttcACGCCCCAATCATGTCCCGCCACGCCCATTTCGGTGGCACGCTCGTCGTGAAACAGGCGCACAATCCGACCCAACAGCAGTACGTGAGTACGGCCGCACTCGGCCCGGGTCACCGGTCCGCGCCGCTCGCGTCCAAGCGCAAAACCAAAAAGTCGGAACCCTTCATCGGCTCCAAATCACACCCTTCCCACCACACGCGCACCGCCGCCACCCTGACTCCGTCCCGACAAAAGGCCGTCGCCGTACTCCAGGCATTCTGCCAACGCTGGGTTCAAGACTGTTACGGACCCGTGACCAAGTCGCTCAAACACGAATTTCGACGCGATTCCGTCCGCCTCGAAGAATCGGACCGGATTACCTTTTTTCGCATGGTCTGGTTCTTTGCGCGGTGGTGGAGGTTGTCGCCCGCTGCCGTCCGCAGTCGCCAAGTGCAGCAGGATGATACAGTTTCCAATCAGAGTGCCGTTGGCCAACTCATCTTCACTATGGACGTCTTTGCCTTCAATCTGGTCTTGAACGCGACGGATACCTTTCAACAGCATAAAAAGTATGCCCGATTGGCGCTAACGGTCGCGCTCTTGGGAGAAATGATGCACTTGTTGACCGCCATGTATTCTTCCCAGGAATCCACCGAGCAAATAATGGCCATGGGTTTAATGGACCGGCTCTTTTACGGCAGCGAACCGCTTGATCGATTGCCGAAATTGTTGTCGAGCTGGCAGCCGGGATCGTCCACGAGGGATTACTTGTGTGATTTGGTTGAAGTGGTACACGTGCAGCTCAAGCTTTTGGACACACACGCGCAGGCCTGTCGCAATGTGGACACGAGTCAAGCCAAGCACGATACCGTGGCCAAAATGAAATTGGCCGCGGCCGACTTCGATACCACTCACTACCTAACACGACGCATCATTTCGAATCATGTCGTGTACATGTATACACAACTTCTGACACAATACGATGTCAACGCGGCACACGTGAATCACCGCATAGTGGCTTTTTTACTGCGTCTTACCAAGCTGCAAATTGCCGGAACGGTCGAGCCGGAAGACGTGGTGTTGCCCGCACAGAAACTTTTGACAGCACCTAACGTCACTCTACAGCCAATGCTTTACAATTTCCAAGTGCTCCGCGTTTTCCAGACGATTCTGAACGACAAAAGTATTCGGCGAGACAAGGACTATGTAACACTGTTAGCGTTTGCGGCTGGCATTGTCCACGACTTCGCCCAGGCAGCCGAGCGCAATCCGGTCCTCTTCGTTGAGGCCCTATTCAAGCATCCCGTACCGCATCGGTTCTGCGAATACAGTGCTAATTTGTACGTGACCGAGGAGCTGCGCATGATTGCCGAGCGTGAGTTACTGCTCGAGGAACAGCGAAAGTTCGAAGAACAAGTTGCCGCTGTCcgtgacgatgacgattcGGAAGATGAACTCGAAttcgaagatttggaagtgGAATCCGAGGTTGCAACTAAAACAGTTAGCCTCGGGAGTAAACGAAAGGTTCTTTACGATAGTGACAGTGACGAAGGTGAGACCGATCCTGCTCCCTCGCTTCCAGCCGGAACTACCTCTTCGCGAGAGGTGGAGACTGGTGACAGCGAGGATAgtagtgacgacgacgagaaaatACGGGAGTCTCTTGAGCAGGAACACTCTTCTATACTGGGCGACTTTGCAAAGACTGGCGTCGTTGATCCCGACCATTCATCAGACGAGGAAGAGTTCGATCGATGGGTGGAAGAACCGCCactcaagaaaaagagaaGTGTTGACGAGGATGATCAGTGA